The genomic stretch ttggaagtttttaactatttttaattaatttatcaaagaaactaaaataaaaatagaaaataaaattaaaaatataaggatactgatctggtgtggcaattaatgaaggagcatggtgagcttgcatgtgtgaggcgttggattggctttgagattgatccaagggttcagatcTGAGGTCACATGATGCACATGGTTAAAGTAGATCATGGGATtagtgggagaccaaagtcagactggtccccACCTTCGCCTGCGTGGACCAATGGAAACAGAGGGAGAGAGAGCTGActgttgactgacgaaccacgctcggacgcgtggtcgtcttcaacctccgtcccatGCATTTTTTCtagacagatagcgggggttttgaACCCCCTCTATTTTACAATAAGAAAACGTTATTTTTggtagcttcccaaacctgcaagaacacacgttagcaacacatgaaagcaacccagatccactaaacatgatgccctgaatccaaatatgtcattagttTCGTGATTTGAGGCTCGTAGCTATAGGTTCGAAgatgttaaagtatgaacactcataagcttatgttaatggcatatggctatcctcacgtgggagttggcatgttaagaCCCAGATCACTTATGTAGGACCTCATAAacatgttagggtggttagttcatatggaaattaattgcaaatatgaaaatgaaagttAAGGCATATATACATGAAGAACACTTATATgcactatacgactctcataggcctatatttagagttcaatcttactctataatgtttgagaagatgattagaaagcttggtttgtattaatgttgattggagaattgaatttgaaatttacaaagttatggaaattttagagaattttggtGACTTTCTTGACTATGCCTTGCAATATTTCGTGTCTCCTCCTATTGTGGATGTAGAAGAgctccttttatagcccaaaggctgcttggaagtgaagcaagaagctttgttgcctttgttgaaagtttggttttttaatatttaaaaaaccttgaattttgactaagccttgactccattcaatgctcttgccttgctcttcaattcttgcagaaaaataaaagattctttgtggtgagtcatgcttggagatcaagctaccattatccatgcattttccttttaattttaatcttaaagtaagataaaatcatgcaaaaaatggccaataaagatgtgggctttgtcttggtcgtgggaggcccatagtaacatggcaaagatgtttggaccataaaaacttggactcatttggaaaaaaaacatttttgagcaatgttgatttcatgcattttcccaaaatttagccaacttcaacaaggtgtaaatccttcaatttttgtcatatgaaggagatcttgcactttttggaaacctcaaagagtcctctaaccaatgtctttggtctcatatcaaaatgatttttggttctccttgtgtgtccatttgaaaaaagtgtctttttgttgactttgaaaatgacctgtaatgtctttggccatatttttcaaatggtgaatgctatgaccatgggatcaattgcatttgaaagataattgaatttccttcaaaatgagctttggttgacattttttggatgaaggatgagagagttatgatcagtcaaagttgagttgacttttcatgcaaaaaccctaattttgaatcttagggttttgttgatttttgatctttccttgatgaattgtgatcatccaatgatcaaatgttgaatcctttgacaaaatatggactttgacaaaaaatttcatttttgactgtcagttgacttttttggtcaaacgggtcgtctgttgactgtttgagctgctgacggtgcgtctgagtgaattgaagtttgaaaatttgtatgatggtactttgagatgtatggatgtatatgaaatccatttgagctctcaaaaacttgttgctcctgtaaaaacaagaaaaaccctgattagggactgtttgtgtaggagacagttaagcgtacctgatttttgtgcagtgttgagtttctgctaatcatgtgatattcagaagacttctaacacaaaaatcttggaaatttgaattgtgaatgattgatttgattgattgtacaaatcactgtgaattgtactgtctgcagtttgtctgtcaaccgactgttcgtgtactgaagcagcagttaaagtgaaaaatcaaccgtcaaagttaattttcttttttttttttttgttgttatttttgtttttgtttggtgtgaagcatgaaaatttatttacatgacttgttagaaaacagaaacataataaataactgatatttacggtatgcgggcaaaattaccgataataacctgaaaattgtttaacgcacagaaatagaaatatttgactggcggaagtgagatttgaaagaaagtgtatgatagtgttggaaaaagagagatgtatagaataaagttaagatttgaatttgaaaggatagatttgaaaagattttgaaaataatggaatatagcacaaaagttagtgggaaaacaaaaacaattgttaccagtacagtgtgagtttcctgcttttgcgcctgcaaaaagatttaaccctgcatgaactgtgttagtactatttatctgtaaaataaataaatagtatttgtgaagtaaagaacagtatttggcgtttgcgtaagaataaattccactgtaagccaagttactgtgtaagaaaaattctgaaaaccaagttcttcatatgtcaggatattttgaaaaaatccatgtttatatgagactcttaattttcatattgaaactttcctgaaaaaagaagtgggcaaattttggggtataacacatagcAATCTGACCCCTTATCTTCCTCATTTATTTGAAGGATGTAGTAACTTAACATAAGAAACAAAAGATGTCAATAGTATATTATGGGCATGTTTGGAATAATATTTCAAATATAGCATCATAATCACAATTAATGTTCCAAATACAAATTATAGTCAACTCTAGAATGACTAATAAACCAGATTATATAGAACATGTCAGCTTTGGACAACTGAATGCTTGATGTTTTATAGTAAACATAGCTTTATAAGAAAACAGTAGCATACTGTTAGGTTCtattttatgcatcaatcacCGAGATCTACAGCTAAAAAGTTTTTGCTGAAGGCCGAAATACAAAGCTAAAATGGAATTAACCAACCTGTTAATACCAGTAGACAAATCAGACATATTCAAAGTTGTATTATATATACTTTTCCCATCCTCCAGTATGTGGCCAGAATCCTGCAGGCCAGAAGCATCGTGAACAGCACTTTGCCCCTTCACTTTGACGGTGACCATGCTAGAAGTCTCACCAATCATTTCAACTTTGTACCTATCAAATGGAAGCTTCTTCTTTCTTTCTATACATTAAACAACTCTTACAAGACAGTGATGGTAGaaaaaagcaaagaaaaagtAAATAGCAGATACTCGCATTAGAGTTTGCTACCTTGCCTTCTGCATCTCAGCTATGTCCTTGAGTGCTCCACTGGCCACCAAGCAGCTAGTATCTGTAAGTTATCATTTCAAGGAAAAGTTTGCAAAACTCATAAGTTTGCAAACTTTCactgtttgatgattgatgtttGCAAGCACCATAATCCGTTACCGGTCTCTCGAGACGGACATTCCTAGTAACTCCCCCAGGTTTTCCACCTTAAACGATAACTATATTGTGTCAATATCAACAACCAAAATAGAACACACTTTAAGTCTCTCATTAAGTAAAGGCTCTAACAATAACGAGAAATAAATTAGCTTCATTTACCTCAGGTAGCTGCAGAGCTGTAGCGTGCAAAACCTCGTCATGGACGTGAACTTCTCCACGTATTTCACTTGCAAGGTGAAGAACCTCACCAGATTCAATCTTGCCTTTCTCCTTGTCCAAAACCTCATCAGCACATCACAAGATAATGATAATTAGTATCTAAAACAACACTAATTAGGTTATATCAAATCCACGTTATTATTAATCAAACCAAAACTATCAAAGTGCATCAACCTAAACCGATTGAAGAAACAAGAAACTCACGTTACAACCCAAAACTATCAAAGTGCATCAACCTTGAAATAGGCTTTTCCTTTACCAATTCCTTCTTTTGAGTAGTAATCTCAGTAGCCGATGCTTCTATACTACGAATCTTATCTTCTTCCCATTCTTTTTTCATCCGATCAAGGTAGTGCTCTTTAGCCTTTTCAAGTCCCAGCTTTCCACCTTTCCACACACATCCATTATACTGCAATGCCAACATAATCATCACtttcaaaaataacatattaagCAAATTAAATTTAGACTATGTTTGGCTTAAAATTGAAAACCCTAGAACATGGCTTAAAACCCTGACAATAATCAAAATTGAACTTAAAatttaatctaataataaaaGCGCGATGGAATTGATTAATTGAAGTGGGGAATGTTGCTGCTACCTTGCTGAAAAGTTTGGATAGGGATTTAGGATCGGAGAGGAAGTCGAGGTAAGCGAGGTTGCGGCATTTGGTTCGGATGGTTTCGAGAGATTGAACGGTGC from Vicia villosa cultivar HV-30 ecotype Madison, WI linkage group LG4, Vvil1.0, whole genome shotgun sequence encodes the following:
- the LOC131599286 gene encoding protein REPRESSOR OF SILENCING 3-like, whose product is MEVEEIEKKAVRIFVGGLGEAVTTDDIRRLFESLGTVQSLETIRTKCRNLAYLDFLSDPKSLSKLFSKYNGCVWKGGKLGLEKAKEHYLDRMKKEWEEDKIRSIEASATEITTQKKELVKEKPISRLMHFDSFGL